The sequence below is a genomic window from Cicer arietinum cultivar CDC Frontier isolate Library 1 chromosome 6, Cicar.CDCFrontier_v2.0, whole genome shotgun sequence.
TCTTTATTTTTACGcccattaatattatcaattggAACTATTGGTTTATTAGGCCCATTTATGGTATTATCTTTTGGGTTTTGTGATTCTTTCGGCCGTTGGAGTAAAGGGGCTCCAACAACAACTtcaaccattttttatttatccataaatgagataatataattatatctaAAAACATacatacaattataaataaattatgatatccaacttaataatatcgatatttattagttaagtaaaaacttaagaaagaaacataacGATTTTAATCACGTATttattgttttctatttttattttaaaacatattttctcTTTCATCCAAGACATTTGTTAAATAGTTAAAGATTAAAACATTACAAAGAATCCATTCCTAAACATGAAACTATCATTGCCATACATAACTTTCTATaatacattttattaaaaaaatttacttcaaCTCATCTAAATCATTTACATACatgactttaaaaataattatgataaaaattaattatttttaataatttaataattatgatcgattatcaatataaaaactatttacattaacgatatatttaaattaaaacactttataaaaaaaaaatcgaattaCCAAAGAAAATTGGATTAAGATTCTCAAATTTTCAACAAGATAGAATTAATTAGagtttaatatcaaatactACATACAAGAACATACATATTCctctttagaaaaaaaaaatactaatagtTTCCTAAAAAATACTACTACggtgaaataaattattagttaaataGAGAAGGGTTGGTTTgaaatgaagatgaagaagattgAGACAAAAGGCAAAGTTATCGTTATAATGTTTTTTTGGGGTACAAAAAACTTTATATAAAAGCCAAAGCCAACGGCTATAATTACGCTCTATCTCCATCTTATTATTGCTAGAATCTCACACTCCTCTCTGAAGCATCAATCAATTTTATCGGAAGTATTTACATatattagatttatttattacaaCATTATCGGAATCATCGCCATTTAAGCTATTCTTCCTCCTTCATTCACCTTTGGTTCTTTCCTTTCGGTTAGAATCCTCTCTCGCTTGCTTTCATTCTTTTAACCATCTTTTCGAGAGAATAACACTTAACTACTACTTGCACCTCCCTTTCTCCTTCCCTTACCCCCTCAATTCATTCATACAAACATCAAATATACAATGTAATCGAAATATcaccaataaatttttttaaaaaaagttccTTTCTGGTTATTGTATTTCACTTTTCCctcattattattactattttcatttcttagattattaGGTTTTATTTGGGTCTTCTTACTTGTTAATTGTTAATGCATTTCATTATGTAATTGTAATATTTCAAGTAAGGCGAAAAttaggtgtttttttttttgttattcaaaagaaaaaaattagggTTATTCGACATTGAAATATGTCGGTTGCTTTGAGTTCAAGGGTATATTGGGAAGGTCATCCAGGACATTGTTCTGTTGACCCTATCCTGATTTACCTCACCGTGGATAATGTTGTTACCCCAATGCGTGTTTTTGAGTCTGATTCAATTGCTTCTGTGAAATTGAGGATTCAACAATGTAAAGGTTTTGTTGTGAAGAAACAGAAGCTTGTTTTTAGTGGAAGAGAGCTTGCTAGAAATGATACACCTGTTAAGGAGTACGGTGTTGCCGATGGCAATGTTCTTCATTTGGTTTTACGCCTTTCTGATTTACTTTTCATTGTTGTTAGGACTGTTTCTGGGAAGGAATTTGAGTTTCATATTGATAGGCATAGAAATGTGGGGTATCTTAAGCAAAGGATTAGAAAAAAGAAAGGTAAACAAGGTTTCATTGATCTTGAGGATGTTGATGATGATCAAGAGCTTTTCTGTGATGATGAGAAGCTTGATGATCATAGACTTTTTCATGATATATGTAAAGGTGATGATGGTGTAGTTCATTTGATTATTAAGAAATCGGTTAAGGTTAGAACTACACCTATTCATAATGATTTGAAGCTTTCTCTTGAGGCTTCTATAACTGGATTATTACAACAAGTAGAAGAGAATAAGAATAGGAGCAAACAGATTCAGATAGCTAAGATACCACCTGGTGTTGGTTTCTGGTTCGAACCTATTGTTGTCAATCCCAAGATCAATCTTTTTCCTTACCTTTGGGACATGATCAACTCCACATATGAGGGTTTGAAGACAGGAAATAGTCCTATTAGGTCATCGGAAGGCACCGGAGGGACTTATTTTATGCAAGATTTAACAGGTCAGAAGCATGTTTCGGTTTTCAAGCCCTTGGATGAGGAACCAATGGCTGTGAACAACCCGAGAGGCTTACCGACTTCGTTGAACGGCGAAGGTTTAAAAAGAGGAACAAGGGTGGGAGAAGGAGCTTTGAGGGAGGTTGCAGCTTTTATATTAGATCATCCAAGGAGCGGGCCGCGTTTGGTGTCCGGTGAAGAAATAGGGTTTTCTGGTGTTCCTCCTACTATTTTGGTGCAGTGCTTACACCAAGAATTTCACCACCCAAATGGGTATGCTTGCTCATCAAAACATGTCAAGATCGGGTCGTTACAGAAGTTTGTGAAGAACGACGGTAATTGTGAGGATATTGGACCTGGGGCCTTTCCAGTGGAGGAGGTGCATAAGATAACTGTGCTTGATTTAAGAATGGCTAATGCAGACAGGCATGCTGGGAATATTTTAATCAGAAAGGAGAAAGATGGCCAGATTAAGCTCATTCCCATTGATCATGGCTATTGTCTACCAGATCAAGTAAGCAAATCTTAAGAGTTGATTGAATTTCCTGACATGATAGATTCCTACAAACTTACTTGTTGAACCTGCATTGCATGTTGCAGCTTAATTTTTTTCAAGCACCCAATGTGTATGTATATTATTATTGGTGCATTGCATTGATCCTTAGGTGATATTAACTTACTGCTAAAATTTAAGATTCTTCACgttgatttaatttaatgtgaACTCATGTTGTTTTCTCTGCAGTTTGAAGATTGCACATTTGATTGGCTTTATTGGCCACAAACACGTCAGCCTTACTCGCCCGAGTTAGTTGATTATATCAATTCTTTGGACGCTGAAAAAGACATtgaacttttgaaatattatggATGGGATATTCCACTTCAGTGTGCGCGGACACTACGTATTTCCACAATGCTGCTGAAAAAAGGGGTTCAGAGAGGTCTTACTCCTTATGCAATTGGAAGCATCATGTGTCGGGAAAATTTGAACAAGGAATCTGTAATTGAGGAAATTATAAGTGAAGCACAAGATTCCTTGCTTCCTGGCATGGAGGAATCGACATTTCTTGATTCTGTCTCCCAAATCATGGATTCCCGTCTTGATAAGCTTGCAAAATAgacatttttccttttctgatTTATATAGGTAAGGTAATAAATATACCTATGCAATGTGATTCAGTGAATGACCCTAGTCCATTTTTGGATGGACTTCATGTTATCTGAAGACTGGCCTGAAGCTCTTGTTATTCCTGGTTTCTCTGAACTGTTTTTTCAGGATTGTATTGACATGTTCAACATAAATTTAAAGGTCTGAATAAGATGTGTTATACTGATTGTAGTAGCTTGACAAAGAAACTTGATTTTTGTCATTTGTACATAATAAATTTGTTGTGTTAGATTTTCACCTCCAATGAAAATGATTATGATTGCAGCCAGGTGGCCTGATTATGATATGGATTGTGAACTAGAGAGAAGCCAATGGTCGTTCCAACTGGTGTTATGTTTTGCTCCTAAAATACTCTTATAATTAAAACTAACGACTGATTCTTtcatgttaataataataaaattgtgcaGTTTCTTACCGTATAACATACATTGCAAGAGGAATTGTTGTTGACTAATGAATCAAGCAACACTAATGGTTTAACTCCATCTTCAATTATGGAATAGAGATTTTGGGATGAAGAAGGGACTGCAAATCTTATATATAGGAGAGTTCAAGGATTTCAAACCTCAAATAGTGCAGTTTCTTATCTCTCTAGTTTCTCTCTTCATGTTCTCTTTTTATCTTCTCCCTCACCCAACCTCATTTTTCCTTGCAGTATGCATAAGAGGATCCAATTTATGAATGGAAGTCACTTCTCCTATCAATTGGGGGGTTGTGAGGAAAGAGTATAGCATCTCCAACCATGTAGGACTAAATGCATAATAACAAATATCAGGGCATTAATTTTCTCTCTTTGCAGTCGACTCTTGAATTCTTGCCACCCAAGTTATGGGTGTAATCTCTAATTAACGATGATTCATAAGTCATATTGCTTGTATTCaattatttcacattttttctaataatatatatgtcaTGCTAACAAGAATCTTTAGTGTACTAGTTAAccaatcaaaaaagaaaattataaattactttttaaaattttaaattatttacacagatttttaaaatattatttcttttttgggTTGTTTAACAAGTGTTGTTGAGGCATTTGTTGGGTAATTGATGCATATatcctgtttttttttttttattccctaTCTACCCTAGTTTGAAACAATATTCCtgaaatgccctactttttcgttccttcaggaagtcgttccctggggaagcgacctcttgAAGAGGAAATTTTGCAATGTTAATAGGGGGTCgtttcctggggaagcgacctcccactgggttttatttttttttttttgttatattttaaagttattttattattaaaattattaatttaattatttaaaaaataaaatactaatattaaattacaataaagtatagtaataaattataaataaaatttatattttaattattattattattattattattattattattatcattattattattattattataataaataattattataggtataattaaaaattattataattaaagtgattaaataaataaattaaatgacaataaaaattaaataatgataacaattaaatgaaaagaaatttatattgataacatgaaaataaaatgaaatacattaaattattaatttaattatttaaaaaataaaaatactaataattaattaaaaatacgttaataattaattattaataaatgttatattttaattattgttattattataataaataactattatacttttaattaaaaattattatacttaaaatgatattaaaaattaaataataataacaattaaatgaaaagaaattgatattgataacttgaaaacgaaatgaaatacattaaattaataataaaaaagtacatcaatcaaatttgaaaaaacaaaatacattaaatttatatcaatgatgtccacctaaatgacccCCAGTCCCATATGTACGAtgtcgtcgaactcgtctagctctCTGAACAAGTTGCGGTTCTTCCGGTTCAtcgtcattttgatcattttcttcaatgtaAGCTGTAGATGGATTAGAACCACTGCCACCTGGTTCCATTACATTTTGGGATTGTTGATTATACATTGAATCAAATACAGCATATgccgactcaggagttgtgcactgagttccaaacaaattatagagaaGCCCATCTTCTGTCGGATAACCGGGTGTTGGTATTTCTGGCACCGACGGAACGTAATACTGAGATGGTGGTGGATCATAAAATGGAACTTCAGTAGCGACGTGTATATGAGGTGATGATGAAGACGGTCCTGCTGTGTATTGGTGTTGTGGGGTTGATTGGGAGGTCGATTGCACACGAGGATATGACGGCGGTTGTAAACGGGGATCACGAAGATATTGTTCTACAGATATAAACAATTTGGTGTGTTGtctaaaccaaatcatatattCTGTGCTATGACATAAAACACCTTGTACGATGTTACCTTGCAACACGTAATTATGGCGCTCATTCCAATGGTTTATTTCTTCCCTCCAAACCCAAGTCCAATTATCATCAATCCCACGCCTCATGTCGACCTCGTGATACGATTTCATGTCCTCTGGTGGTTGTGGTATTTGTTGATGTAAACCAAACTGGAGTGTGACCCTATCTGTATGatgtttttcaacaatatgataACAGAGTAGATAAGTACATGCACTCCAAGTGGCCCTATCTTCTTCTGAAACTTCATGTTGGAACCCGAGATAAGGTCTCCAATAAAACTGACATGTAAAAAATAAGCTAAAGTAATTATAAcaagtataaataataaaatatttaaaaaaattcaaataaatgtgatttaatatattacttcctcaaccatcatgtgatcaattgtttttcGATATCCTTCTACGTCGTTATGAGGAACTTTAGCAAAATTTAGACCACCAGAATTAAACCTGtcgaatataataaaaataaaaatgtaataaaattattaatatggtAAGCaattggttttttaaaaaaaatataaaaataatatagttacctctgtgcaagtggaaatatcCATGGTTTGGGAGATTCAGGAGCGACACAAGACAAACGATACCATGCCCAGTTTTGCAACAATAATGCGCATCCTCCCATAGATATTACACCAGGTTTCGTTGCAAGGCATAATTCTCTATAAAGTGTAGCTAAAACAGCTGAACCCCAACTATATTGGGATACTTTGTTTAAATCTCCTAATAGTGAAAGATACTTTAGATGTACACGGTTGTTGGATTTGTCAGGCATCAATAACCCTCCGATCATACGTAGGATGTATGCTCGACATGATGCTTGTTTTTCTAATTCAGATGCATTTTCACCAACATCGTCAAATGTATCCTTAAGccactttaatttaatagaattaccTTTTGTTGCTCCATCGGGTGGGATAACTCCTAAGTAATCTTGACAGATTTGTTTTACTTGCACAAAATTGGAACCACTAACAGGTAAACCGGAAAcgtttaatcctaaaatgtAATAAACATCTTCCAAAGTTATTGTGCACTCACCTATTGGAAGATGAAATGTGTGAGTTTCAGGTCTCCATCTCTCAACCATAGCAGTGATGAGACCGACATCTATCTTATAGTTTCCGAGTTTTACAACTTCACCAAAGCCAGCCGCATGTAAATATGGTAATATGGAATTGTGGGACTGgggtcatttaggtggacatcattgatataaatttaatgtattttgttttttcaaatttgattgatgtacttttttattattaatttaatgtatttcatttcgttttcaagttatcaatatcaatttcttttcatttaattgttattattatttaatttttaatatcattttaagtataataatttttaattaaaagtataatagttatttattataataataacaataattaaaatataacatttattaataattaattattaacgtatttttaattaattattagtatttttattttttaaataattaaattaataatttaatgtatttcattttattttcatgttatcaatataaatttcttttcatttaattgttatcattatttaatttttattatcatttaatttatttatttaatcactttaattataataatttttaattatacctataataattatttattataataataataataatgataataataataataataataataataataattaaaatataaattttatttataatttattactatattttattgtaatttaatattagtattttattttttaaataattaaattaataattttaataataaagtaactttaaaatataacaaaaaaaaaaattaaaatccagtgggaggtcgcttccccaggaaacGACCCCCTGTTAACGTTGCAAAATTTCCTCTTcaagaggtcgcttccccagggaacgacttcctgaaggaacgaaaaagtagggcatttcaGGAATATTGTTTCAAACTAGGGTAGAtagggaataaaaaaaaaaaaacaggatATATACATCAAAATCCCGCATTTGTTAGCATTTttcataatcaaaataaaactaaaagtaGTACAAATAGAACAAaaagtgaaataaaaatatttaattaactgATTAAACAAAACCATGAACTCAAGTAAATTCCAATTTATCAATTTATGAGAGagaaatacataaatataatattggcctcagtcttttttaaaatatttttgaaaatggaTTACTCTAATATTTCTCTTATGTTGATCTCTTTCGTAAATAAAGCTTTTCATTTAGTTGAGAAATAGAGAGATTATGACATATATAAGACtatagaaaaaaattagttgGAAAAGGCTAATTGCTTGCATAGATGTTTCACAAAAAATGCAAGAATATTATGGGGCAGTATGTAACActtataaataataatcaatCGCTCCTTTTATGTATGTATGGTTAGTcaaaatttaattgaacaaatatgttattttacacattatattatttctcatataaattctttgtaacaagtaactaattttatttttattttaatttaggtaaatagtattttaattctACTTTTTAATTTGGGTAAATAGTATTTTAGACATGTAATACAATTgaaatatcttttataaaaagaagtataaaaatatttgatttatataatttttattgtatccGTAGTcctttaagtattttatttttatttcaaaattttagctcttttaaaaaactgaaataatatttttctttttatactcataaaaactcaataatatgaattaaataaattttatttttatttaataaataaaaaataaaacaaaaaactaaatcaatttaaatttattattttttaatatgtgtgtcCAACATTAAAAGCAATATTTTAAAGTCCGAATCGATCGACCGATTCAACTAGTTCAAACAGAAATTGGATCTATATTTAGTTTGGTCAGTACACACAAAAGTTGTTGGTCAGTATGGAAAAAACTGGATTAGATTGGTCGGAGCATTGAACCAGctcgatttttttaaaacactttgtttttttttttgcaagaaaagaaaaacaaatttttaataaaaataagaataattttttttttttttttttatgtttaacttgaaacacattttttttatttcactcAAACTCTTGTTCTATTTAATCTGCAATACATTCATATTTGATCAGTTGAATTAAATGagatttgatattaaaatttatattataaagacttgtttttttgttgtaaattttaatataatttttatacatattaaatatttattgtaaattttagatttttattttataagtcacaattttaaatattttaattatttattt
It includes:
- the LOC101495023 gene encoding phosphatidylinositol 4-kinase gamma 2-like, with translation MSVALSSRVYWEGHPGHCSVDPILIYLTVDNVVTPMRVFESDSIASVKLRIQQCKGFVVKKQKLVFSGRELARNDTPVKEYGVADGNVLHLVLRLSDLLFIVVRTVSGKEFEFHIDRHRNVGYLKQRIRKKKGKQGFIDLEDVDDDQELFCDDEKLDDHRLFHDICKGDDGVVHLIIKKSVKVRTTPIHNDLKLSLEASITGLLQQVEENKNRSKQIQIAKIPPGVGFWFEPIVVNPKINLFPYLWDMINSTYEGLKTGNSPIRSSEGTGGTYFMQDLTGQKHVSVFKPLDEEPMAVNNPRGLPTSLNGEGLKRGTRVGEGALREVAAFILDHPRSGPRLVSGEEIGFSGVPPTILVQCLHQEFHHPNGYACSSKHVKIGSLQKFVKNDGNCEDIGPGAFPVEEVHKITVLDLRMANADRHAGNILIRKEKDGQIKLIPIDHGYCLPDQFEDCTFDWLYWPQTRQPYSPELVDYINSLDAEKDIELLKYYGWDIPLQCARTLRISTMLLKKGVQRGLTPYAIGSIMCRENLNKESVIEEIISEAQDSLLPGMEESTFLDSVSQIMDSRLDKLAK
- the LOC105852236 gene encoding serine/threonine-protein phosphatase 7 long form homolog, which codes for MVERWRPETHTFHLPIGECTITLEDVYYILGLNVSGLPVSGSNFVQVKQICQDYLGVIPPDGATKGNSIKLKWLKDTFDDVGENASELEKQASCRAYILRMIGGLLMPDKSNNRVHLKYLSLLGDLNKVSQYSWGSAVLATLYRELCLATKPGVISMGGCALLLQNWAWYRLSCVAPESPKPWIFPLAQRFNSGGLNFAKVPHNDVEGYRKTIDHMMVEEFYWRPYLGFQHEVSEEDRATWSACTYLLCYHIVEKHHTDRVTLQFGLHQQIPQPPEDMKSYHEVDMRRGIDDNWTWVWREEINHWNERHNYVLQGNIVQGVLCHSTEYMIWFRQHTKLFISVEQYLRDPRLQPPSYPRVQSTSQSTPQHQYTAGPSSSSPHIHVATEVPFYDPPPSQYYVPSVPEIPTPGYPTEDGLLYNLFGTQCTTPESAYAVFDSMYNQQSQNVMEPGGSGSNPSTAYIEENDQNDDEPEEPQLVQRARRVRRHRTYGTGGHLGGHH